One Spinacia oleracea cultivar Varoflay chromosome 4, BTI_SOV_V1, whole genome shotgun sequence DNA segment encodes these proteins:
- the LOC110797227 gene encoding uncharacterized protein produces MALRRALGWSDGELMRSDGKPCSRLMRQTAGIFTVGGALGFWVLCRLHYGSRVTIPRSLRWAACGAVTVSSTTALLVRLFSPECEPQNIAAYDYKK; encoded by the exons ATGGCGTTGAGACGAGCACTTGGTTGGTCTGATGGTGAGCTCATGCGATCAGATGGAAAGCCATGCTCAAGGTTAATGAGGCAAACAGCTGGGATTTTTACAGTTGGTGGAGCATTAGGTTTCTGGGTTTTGTGCAGACTACACTATG GGTCAAGAGTAACAATTCCTAGAAGTCTCAGATGGGCAGCGTGTGGAGCTGTTACTGTTAGCTCAACCACGGCTCTTCTTGTCCGCCTTTTCAGTCCTGAATGCGAACCTCAGAACATTGCTGCTTATGACTATAAGAAATGA
- the LOC110797239 gene encoding aspartic proteinase: MGLKNLLVVLFCLAFISPYLFPTTEALVRMALKKRVLDRDTLNAMRIGRKLELDQEARNTLHSRYDSPDPDVVYLKDYLGAQYYGEISIGTPPQTFSVIFDTGSSNLWVPSSKCLFSIPCYFHSKYSAKKSRTYTAIGKSCHIRYGSGSISGFFSQDDVQVGDLTVKDQVFIEATREGSISFLLAKFDGIFGLGFQEISVGNVTPVWYNMVDQELVKDPVFSFWLNRDPSAEVGGELVFGGVDEKHFKGRHTYVSLSEKGYWQFNMGDFLIGNYSTGFCDGGCAAIVDSGTSLLAGPTHVVTEINHAIGAKGIISNECKDIVTQYGDMIWDLLVAGVSPNKVCSQINLCGMHGSAGIESVVERENKKDVLGVDPLFCTACQMTVVWVQNQLRQDQTKDAVLQYVNKLCNSLPSPNQESVVDCDSIPNLPNVTFTIADKEFTLTPEQYIMKTGEGFATICLSGFMAFDVAPPRGPLWILGDIFMGAYHTVFDYGNLQLGFAESA, from the exons ATGGGTCTCAAGAATCTACTAGTAGTTctcttttgtttggctttcatAAGCCCCTACCTTTTCCCAACTACCGAAGCCTTGGTGAGAATGGCTCTAAAGAAGCGCGTGCTTGATCGTGATACTTTAAATGCAATGAGAATTGGAAGAAAGTTGGAATTGGATCAAGAAGCTAGGAACACACTTCATTCTCGTTATGACAGTCCGGATCCAGATGTAGTGTATTTGAAGGATTACTTGGGTGCTCAATACTATGGAGAGATTAGTATTGGAACACCTCCTCAAACATTTTCCGTGATATTTGATACCGGAAGTTCTAACCTTTGGGTCCCATCATCAAAATGCTTGTTTTCC ATTCCTTGCTATTTCCACTCCAAGTACAGTGCAAAAAAGTCAAGGACATACACTGCCATCG gtAAATCTTGTCATATAAGGTATGGTTCGGGTTCTATTTCTGGTTTCTTCAGTCAGGACGATGTACAAGTTGGAGACCTTACCGTCAAGGATCAGGTTTTCATTGAAGCAACCAGAGAAGGAAGTATCAGCTTTCTACTTGCCAAATTTGATGGTATATTTGGACTTGGGTTTCAAGAAATTTCAGTTGGAAATGTAACTCCTGTATG GTATAATATGGTGGATCAAGAACTTGTGAAGGACCCGGTTTTCTCGTTCTGGCTTAACAGAGACCCATCTGCTGAAGTTGGCGGGGAATTAGTATTTGGAGGAGTTGATGAGAAACATTTCAAGGGAAGGCATACTTATGTGTCGCTATCCGAGAAAGGTTATTGGCAG TTCAATATGGGAGATTTCTTGATTGGAAACTACTCAACAG GTTTCTGTGATGGGGGTTGTGCTGCTATTGTAGACTCAGGGACATCATTACTTGCTGGACCAACG CATGTTGTTACTGAAATCAACCATGCTATTGGTGCCAAAGGTATTATAAGCAACGAGTGCAAAGATATCGTTACTCAGTATGGAGATATGATTTGGGATCTTTTGGTGGCAGGG GTAAGTCCCAATAAAGTATGCTCTCAGATTAACTTATGCGGCATGCATGGCAG TGCTGGTATCGAATCAGTTGTAGAAAGAGAGAACAAGAAGGATGTGTTAGGTGTAGACCCCTTATTCTGTACTGCCTGTCAGATGACTGTGGTTTGGGTTCAGAATCAATTGAGACAAGATCAGACCAAGGATGCTGTACTCCAGTATGTGAACAAG CTTTGCAATAGTTTACCAAGTCCGAACCAAGAATCAGTTGTTGACTGTGACAGCATCCCCAACTTGCCAAATGTGACTTTCACTATTGCTGATAAAGAATTCACACTAACCCCTGAACAG TACATTATGAAAACCGGAGAAGGGTTTGCAACTATCTGCCTTAGCGGATTCATGGCATTTGATGTGGCTCCTCCTAGGGGTCCCCTGTG GATTCTTGGAGATATTTTCATGGGAGCTTATCACACTGTGTTTGACTACGGTAATCTTCAGCTAGGTTTCGCTGAATCTGCTTAA